A segment of the Streptomyces sp. P9-A2 genome:
GCGCCCCACTCGTACGGCTTCCCGATCTGCTCCACCGCGTACCGCAGGGCCCGGTCGCCCACCGCGGAGGGCGTGCGCCCGGTATCGGGAGCGCTCGGGGCGGCCTGGGCGCCCGGAGCAGCCGGGGCACCGGGGGCGCCCGGCGCGCCGAGGGCTCCGGAAGCCATGAACTCCGCCTGGTCCTCGGCCGCTTCGGTCCGCTCCAGCTCGGCGAGCGCCGCCAGTTGGCCCGGGGTGAGCGAGGCGAGCAGTTCCTCGACCTCGTCGAGCCGCTCGCGCACCGCGTCGCGCTGCTTGCCTCGCCGTTCGGTGAGGGCGAGCTGGTCGTCGAGTGCCTTGCGGGCTTGTCGGGCGAGTGCCTCGGCCCGCTGCTCGTCGTCGGTCAGCCGGCCCACCGTGTCCGCGCGGTTGCGTGCCAGCCGTCCGATCACATGCCCCTGGTCGAGCGCGTGCTGCGGATCGCGGGCCAGCAGCAGCCGTACGTACGGGGAGATCCCGGTGCTGTTCTGGTACTGCTGCCGGGCCAGCCGCCCGGCGGCACCCCGGCTGTCGTGCAGGGAGAGCCGGGCGGAGGCGAGGGCACGGTCCAGCCGCCGTGTCTCGGCACGCTGCTTCGCCAGCCGCTCCTCGGTGGCGTTGTAGGCCTCGGTGGCCTTCCCGGTCTCGCGGTACAGCCGCTGAAGGTCCGTCAGCAGCTCGGCGACGGACCGGCCGTCGGGCGATGCCGGCCCGACGGCGGCCGCGCTGTCCCCGGAGAGCTCCGCCGCGGTACTCCCCGGTGGTTCCGGAAGGGCCGTCGCGGGCCCCGGTACGAGAACGGTGCCGACCGCGACCGCCGCCGTACACGCCAGACGCAGAAACATTCCTGGCACACCATCACCTCCGATGCGGGCGGCTCCTCCGCTCCGCACCGTGAGCATCCGGCGGCCCGGCCGGGTCCGCTCGCCGGATGTGCGCGGTTCGGCGCAACGGCGTCACCCGTCGGCGTCGTCCGGCTTGCCGCGCGGCGTGGCGTCCGGATCGGCGGCCGGACCGCGGGTGCGCGCGGACCACGGCCACCTCGGGCGGTCGGCCGTCGCCGCCCCGTCCGGGTCGTACCGGTACTTCCACCCCTGGGTCAGCCCGAGCCGGCCGCTCTGCCGCCGGGGTACACGCCGGTAGACCAGCACCGTGGGCGGGCCGCCGTCCGGGGCCGGGACGGGGATGCGGTACGTCTTGGGCGGGTGCCCGGTGATGCCCAGCAGCACGGGCAGGACGCGCCCGTCCATGGGCCCGCCCTCGAAGGGAGTGTCCTGACTTTTCACGGCACCAGTGTCGGCCATGCCCCCACGCAGGGCGTCCACCGGCTGCCCGTCCCGCAGGTCGCCGCCGCAGCGTTCTCCGTCGCACCGGTCGTCCGCCCGACGGATCAGCCGTCCTCCGACAGCGCCCGGACGAGGACCGCGGTCTCCGCGTCGCGTCGCGCGGTCACCTCCAGGGCGGCCAGGAACTGCTCCACGAGCCAGTCCCGCAGCTCACCGACGGGCAGCAGCCTGTCCTCGTCGAGCCAGATCAGCGAGGCCGCCTCCACGGCGGTGATCCACATCCGGATGGTCATCCGCAGCCGGGGACCCGGCCCGGCGGCCCCGAGATGGCGGAGGATGTGCTCGGCGGCGGCCCGGCGCACCCCGTCGACGATGGCGGTCGTACGGGAGGTCTCCACCACGCTCCCGCCCTGCAGCAGCGCGCTGAACCCGGTGCCGTGCCCGTCGACGAAGGCGAGATACCGGTCGAGCGCCCTGGCCAGCCGGGGCAGCAGCGGGCCCTCGCGGGGCTCATCGAAGCAGTCCCGCAATTCGTCGGCGGCGGACCGGAGCGCCGCTTCGTACAACTGCTGCTTGCCGCCCGGGAAGTACCGGTACACCAGGGGCCGCGACACCCCGGCGGCCTCCGCCACGTCGTCCAGCGACACCTCGTCGGGCGCGCGGTGGGCGAAGAGGGACAGCGCGGTGTCGAGCAGTTGTCCGCGCCGCTCCTCGACGCCGAGGCGCCGGTAGGCGGGGGTGGGGGCCGACGAGGTCATGCCCGCAGCGTAACCGCCCGCCCCCGACGGCTGCCCCGGCGCCCGCCCGGCGCCTGCGCCGGCAGCGTTCAGGCCAGGAGTCCGGATGATTTCCACAGTCGCCGTCCGGGCCCGCGCAGCACCCCGATGTCGTCCAGGCTGTGTCGATGTGCGGCTCCGCCGCGTGGCGGTGGGCCGCTTGGTGGGTGCCGGGGTGCCGGGGTGCCGGGGTGGCAGCGTTCAGGCCAGGAGTCCGGATGATTTCCACAGTCGCCGTCCGGGCCCGCGCAGCACCCCGATGTCGTCCAGGAAGTCCGTGAGCCGCTTCGAGCCCTGCTGCATCACGTCCCGCCGGTGCGCGCTGGCTCTGACCTGGGCGACGGCCTCACGCTTGTCCAGTCCGACGTTCGTGTAGACGTCCGGGTTGATGAACGCCACCGAGAAGACGCGGGCGAACTCGCCGGAGGTGACCCGGGTGAACTCCTGCGACCACTTCGGCGCGGTCACCATCTGGCGCCGCAGCTCCTCACGGGCGTAGCGCACATGCCGGGCCTCCTCGACGACGTGGATGCGCGTGACACCCCGGATCAGCGGCTGGACGCGCTCGTCGGGGAAGGTCAGCCGCTGCATCCAGTCCAGGAGCTCCTCGCCGAGCAGGGTCGCCGTGAAGGAGCCGGGCGTGGTGGAGATGGTCTTGAACAGCCGTCCGAGGTGCTGGTGCACCGGGCTCACCGGGTACCAGGGGGTGCCGCCGCGAGTGATCAGCCGGGCGAACATCCTGGAGTGCCGGCACTCGTCCTCGATCTCGGTGAGCGCGTACCGTACGTGCGCGCTCGTGGCCGCCTTGCCGTAGACGTGCCGCACGAGCAGCTGCATCAGAATCAGCTCGAACCAGATGCCGAGCGAGGCGAGCGCCGCCGCCTCGTGCCGCGACAGCAGGACGCGCTGCTCCTCGCCCATCCGCTTCCACAGCGGGGTGCCGTACAGCGAGACCAGCTCCGGCGGCCAGAACCACAGGCCCTCCGCGAAGGGCGCGTCCCAGTCCAGCTCCTTGTCCGGGTCGAAGGAGTGCCTGGCGGAGGCGTCGAGCAGCCGCTCGGCCACCTGCTCCCGGTCCTTGAGCAGGCCGAGCGCGTCACGCAGCCCGTCGAGGGCGTCGGCGTCCGTCAGCGGCTGGGTCGTCATGGCGATTCCACCTCGTGGGCGTAGCGGGTTACCGGCGAGTCACGTCACTTATGAGACTGCTTGTCAGCAAGCCCGTCAATGCCTTGGGCGCAACTTGTCGCGGGACGGTCCGCCCGGTGCGAGCGTCAACGGCGCACACTCCGGATCACCTCATGGAGCGTCGTATCGGCGTTCGCCCTGGGTACGCTGGCAATGCCGGTCAGACTCCAGCGCATGGGAGCAATGATGAGCGCCGTACGCGACTCCGAGTTGGACGAGGACTACCAGTGGCCGCGCCCGCCGAAGGACGGCTGGACGGCGGACGACCTCGACGAGCTTCCCCACCTGCCTCCGCACACGGAGCTGATCGACGGGAGCCTTGTCTTCGTGGGTCCGCAGACCAATTTCCACTCACGTGTCATCCGCCTGCTGGACAACGCCCTGCTGGCTCAGGTGCCGGACGAGCTTGACGTCATCCGGGAGATGACCATCAAACTCGACCAGCGCAATCGGCCGGAGCCAGATGTTCTGGTGTTCCGGGCAGATGCCGACACCGGCCCGAGTCAGACCTGGTACCGGCCGGAGGACGTAGTGATCGCCATCGAGGTCGTCTCCAAGGACTCGGTGGAGCGGGACCGCGAGGCCAAGCCCCGTAAGTACGCCGCCGCGGGTATCGCGCACTACTGGCGCGTCGAGGAGAACGACGGGCTTCCCGTGGTCTACGTCTACGAGCTGGATCCGGCGACCAAGGCGTACGTACCCATGGGCATTTTCCACAACCGCCTCAAGCTGACCGTTCCCTTCTCCGTCGACATCGATCTCACCGCCGTCGACCGTCGTCGTTAGGCCGCACTAAACCGAGCAGCCCAGCCCGTCCGGCACGTCGCCCGGGACTGGGTCCGCGCCTCCCTGCGGGAACGACGTCCGGAGCGTGAACGCGTAGGGCGTCGGGCCGTGGGCGCGCAGGTGCAGCAGCCGCGCCTCCGCCTCCGCGACCGTGGGACGGTGGCCCTTCGGGACCCACCACAGGGTCGTCATCGCCTCCTTCACCTGCTCGAACCACTCCCGGCGCCGGGCCAGCATCTCCCGGTGCCGTCCCTGGTACATGTACGCGGTCAGGGTGTCGGTGTTCCGCCACACCGTCATGTTCAGGATCAGCCACGCGTCGTCGAAGACCGGCACGTCGGTGGCGTTCCCCTCCTCGCTCTGCAGGCGCCAGACGAAGCCGTCGGCGGCCTCGGCGTCCGCGTTCACCGGGTCGAGGTTGTCGATGAAGTCCTTCAACTGCGGTGAATCCAGAGGGGCCTTGAGACGGGCAATATTGACCTGGGCGAGTTCGTGCACGGGGATGGCTTCCGTCATGGGCCGAACGGTAGGCGGAAATAGGGGAGTTGGGCAGCCCTCGTCTCACCAGGTGATCCGCACAGCGGCGCTACGGCCTCAACACGGCCTCCATCACCGCCTTGGCGATCGGTGCCGCCGTGCCGCCGCCGCTGATCTCCCGGCGGCCGGCCGCCGCGTCCTCCACCACGACCGCCACCGCGACCTTCGCCTCCGCGTCCCCGTCGCCCTGCGCCCAGGACACGAACCAGGCGTACGGAGTACCGGAGTTGCCGATGCCGTGCTGGGCGGTGCCGGTCTTGCCGCCGACCACGGCGCCGCGGATCGCGGCGTTCGTGCCGGTGCCCTCCTCCACCACCCCCCGCATCAGGTCCCGCAT
Coding sequences within it:
- a CDS encoding C40 family peptidase, yielding MPGMFLRLACTAAVAVGTVLVPGPATALPEPPGSTAAELSGDSAAAVGPASPDGRSVAELLTDLQRLYRETGKATEAYNATEERLAKQRAETRRLDRALASARLSLHDSRGAAGRLARQQYQNSTGISPYVRLLLARDPQHALDQGHVIGRLARNRADTVGRLTDDEQRAEALARQARKALDDQLALTERRGKQRDAVRERLDEVEELLASLTPGQLAALAELERTEAAEDQAEFMASGALGAPGAPGAPAAPGAQAAPSAPDTGRTPSAVGDRALRYAVEQIGKPYEWGAEGPEAYDCSGLTSQAWRAAGTPVPRTSQEQWARLDRVPLAELRPGDLVVYFPDATHVALYLGDGMVVQAPRPGARVKVSPIAANPVLGAVRPDPDGEPLRRYVPPGLPEGATEGPDQGFSAAAP
- a CDS encoding TetR/AcrR family transcriptional regulator; the encoded protein is MTSSAPTPAYRRLGVEERRGQLLDTALSLFAHRAPDEVSLDDVAEAAGVSRPLVYRYFPGGKQQLYEAALRSAADELRDCFDEPREGPLLPRLARALDRYLAFVDGHGTGFSALLQGGSVVETSRTTAIVDGVRRAAAEHILRHLGAAGPGPRLRMTIRMWITAVEAASLIWLDEDRLLPVGELRDWLVEQFLAALEVTARRDAETAVLVRALSEDG
- a CDS encoding AurF N-oxygenase family protein, producing the protein MTTQPLTDADALDGLRDALGLLKDREQVAERLLDASARHSFDPDKELDWDAPFAEGLWFWPPELVSLYGTPLWKRMGEEQRVLLSRHEAAALASLGIWFELILMQLLVRHVYGKAATSAHVRYALTEIEDECRHSRMFARLITRGGTPWYPVSPVHQHLGRLFKTISTTPGSFTATLLGEELLDWMQRLTFPDERVQPLIRGVTRIHVVEEARHVRYAREELRRQMVTAPKWSQEFTRVTSGEFARVFSVAFINPDVYTNVGLDKREAVAQVRASAHRRDVMQQGSKRLTDFLDDIGVLRGPGRRLWKSSGLLA
- a CDS encoding Uma2 family endonuclease; this encodes MGAMMSAVRDSELDEDYQWPRPPKDGWTADDLDELPHLPPHTELIDGSLVFVGPQTNFHSRVIRLLDNALLAQVPDELDVIREMTIKLDQRNRPEPDVLVFRADADTGPSQTWYRPEDVVIAIEVVSKDSVERDREAKPRKYAAAGIAHYWRVEENDGLPVVYVYELDPATKAYVPMGIFHNRLKLTVPFSVDIDLTAVDRRR
- a CDS encoding DUF3291 domain-containing protein; the protein is MTEAIPVHELAQVNIARLKAPLDSPQLKDFIDNLDPVNADAEAADGFVWRLQSEEGNATDVPVFDDAWLILNMTVWRNTDTLTAYMYQGRHREMLARRREWFEQVKEAMTTLWWVPKGHRPTVAEAEARLLHLRAHGPTPYAFTLRTSFPQGGADPVPGDVPDGLGCSV